The region CGCCAGTCAGATTGGTGCTCATGACTTCATCGACGAGTGGGTGAGTGCTCCGTACGATGGGCACCGGCGAGAACTCGTCACGATTCGGGGCGGACTCGCCTGGATAGACCGTGAGGCGGTGAGTCGCTTCGGGACCGGACTGCGCTTTCGCGACCTGAGCTCTCAGCAGAAGCGCGCGATCTGTGACGACATCTGCTATCAGCCGGACGTTGCGGCTGGATTCGAGGTTGGCGCGCGCTTCTTCGATCGAGTCAGAGACCTAACGTCCACGGCGTTCTGGACGACACAGGCGGGCATGGACGACCTCCAGTATATCGGCAACGTGCCGCTTCCTCAGTGGGACCCACCTCCGCCGGAAGTGCTGCGGCATATCGGCATCGAGTAGATGGCTCCCCATCGCATGATCGACCCTCCATACCCCCGCGGCATATGACTAAGAACGGATCCTCTTCGGCGACCATATCAGCCGCGCCTCCCGTGAATGCGGACAAGCTCTTTCTGGGCAGCTGCATCGCGCTCATCGCGACGTCCGTGGCCTTTGCCACTGTCGGTGCGGTGATGCTCGCACTCAAACGCGACTTTGTTCTGACCAATGAAGAGGTTGGCTGGATCGGAGGCGCTGCGCTCTGGGGCTTCGCGTTGTCGCAGCTTGTCTTCGCGCCACTAGCAGACTCGATCGGGATGAGGGCGCTCCTGCGCTTCTCCTTCGTTGGGCACCTCGCGGGGGCCTTGATCATGATCTTCGCTGATGGATTCTCGACGCTGTTCGCCGGCGCGCTGATCATTGCGATGGCGAACGGACTCGTCGAGGCGGCGTGTAACCCGCTGGTCGCGGCACTTTATCCAGATAACAAGACGGTGAAGTTGAACCAGTTCCACGTCTGGTTCCCCGGCGGGGCGGTCATTGGAGGCCTGGCGGCGTTCGGGCTCGACGCTGCAGGCGTTGGCGGGTGGCAGATCAAGATCGGGCTCATCCTCATTCCCACGCTGGCGTACGGCGCGATGCTGCTGCGCGAGCCGTTTCCTGCGACGGAAGGTGCTGATGCGGGCGTGAGCATAGCTGAGAGCTTCAAGGCCGCGTTCACCACGCCCTTCATGTGGGTGATGCTCATTGCCATGGCGATGACGGCTTCCGTAGAGCTCGGGCCGAACCGATGGGTTCCCGCAGTCTTACAGGCTGGTGGTGTCGCCGGAATCCTTGTCCTCGTCTGGATTAGTGGACTCATGGCGGTGCTGCGCTACCGAGCGGGTGCCGTGGTTCACAAGTTGTCTCCCACCGGGCTGCTTCTCGCGTCGTCGGTCGTCTCGGGAGTTGGGCTTGCCGCCCTCAGCTACGCGAGCGGCGTGGTCGCTACGTTCGGCGCCGCGACAGTATTCGCGGTTGGGGTCTGTTACTTCTGGCCGACGATGCTGGGCGTGGTCTCGGAGCGAGTTCCCCGATCGGGTGCGCTTGGGCTCGGGCTCATGGGCACGGTGGGCATGGCCACAGTCGGTCTGGTGACCGCGCCTCAGATGGGCCGGATTGCCGACGAATACGCCCACGCGGAGCTGCCCGTCGAGCAGACTGTCATGCTTTTTCAGCGGGCGGAGCGACTCTTGGCGCCACGGAGCGACTCTGACGCCCAGGCGACGAAGGACGCGATGACCGTCGTCGCTCGGGCATATCAGGCCGAGGGCTCTCTCCCGTCTCCCGAGACCTCCAATGCGCTCCGCACGATGATTGCGTCGGACACCGACGAGGGGCTGGTGGGCGAGGCTCAGGCGATCCTTGGCCCGGCTGACAACTATGGAGGCAGGGTTTCCTTCCGATACGTCGTCCCGTTGTGCGCGATGCTCGCCCTGATATTCCTGGGTCTTTACACGGCTGATAAGCGGGCGGGCGGCTATCGCGTCGAGTCGATCGCCGACGCCTAATGAAGATTCGATACGGACAGGTTGGAGGTGGGCCGGGTGCGTTCATCGGAGCGGTCCACCGCATGGCCGCTTCGCTCGACGGTTGCTACGAACTGGTGGCCGGGTGCTTCTCGTCGGACGCCGCTCGAACAGCTGAGACAGGGTCCGCGCTCGGGCTCGATCCAAGCCGGGTTTACGACTCGTTCGAGACGATGGCCGCAGCGGAAAGTGCGCTGCCTGCGGAAGAGCGCATCCAGGTGGTCTCGATCGTAACCCCGAACGATCTCCACCATCCTGTGGCGAAGGTGTTCATGGAGTGCGGCATCCATGTCGTCTGCGACAAGCCCATGACGACGACTCTTGTAGATGCGGAGGAGCTGTGCCGGCTCGCAGCCACGTCGGGCCTGATTTTCGCCGTCACACACAACTACACAGGCTACCCGATTGTGAAGGAAGCTCGGGCCAGGGTCGCGGCAGGAGATCTCGGTGAGTTGAGAAAAGTCGTGGTGGAATACAGCCAGGGCTGGCTCCGGACGCTCCTCGAGGCCGAAGGGCACAAACAGGCTGAATGGCGAGGTGACCCAGACCGTGCGGGCGTGTCCTCGGCGCTCGGCGATATCGGTTCCCATGCGCACAATCTTGTCCGGTACGTAACAGGGCTAGAGGTCCAGCAACTGTTCGCGGACCTCGGTACGGTCGTCGCGGGTCGTATCCTCGAAGACGACGCGACGGTCTTGCTCGAGCTACAGGGAGGGGTGCGCGCGGTCCTTATGGCGTCTCAGATCTCTACGGGTGAGCGGAATCATCTTCGGCTGCGTGTCTACGGAAGTGATGGTGGCCTCGACTGGTCGCAGGAGGACCCGAACCGCCTTCGCCTGATCGAGGCAGATGGGTCTGAGCGGATCATTTATCGGGGAGCCGGCGCGACCTCCGTAGCGGCACGGGATGCTTCACGCCTGCCGGGCGGGCATCCTGAGGGATTCATAGAGGCGTTCGCGAACGTCTATCGAGGCGTCGCTGCCGTGGTTCGGGGAGACGCTTCGGGACAGAATACGTCGAGCCCGGCCCCCGGCGTCTGTGATTTTCCGACCGCTCAGGACGGCGCCCATGGCGTCCACTTCATTCACAAAGCCGTCGAGAGCAACCGCGCCCGTGCGTGGGTCGACGCCAGCTACTCGCCTCCCTCATGAGTGAACCGATGCGCCGACCCGTGACGCTCTTTACTGGACAGTGGGCAGACCTCCCGCTGGCCGCACTCGCGGAAAAGGCGGCCGATTGGGGATACGACGGCCTCGAGCTTGCCTGCTGGGGAGACCACTTCGACGTCGTTCGCGCCGCGGACGACCCGAGCTACTGCGTGGCCAAGCGTGAGTTGCTTGCTTCGCACGGACTGGATGTGTTCGCGATCAGCAACCATCTGGTCGGGCAGGCAGTGTGCGACCCGATCGATGCACGCCATCAGTCGATTCTTCCAGCGCACGTGTGGGGCGATGGAGAGCCGGAAGGCGTCCGAACCCGCGCGGCCGAGGAAATGAAATGCACGGCGCGCGCCGCTGAAAACCTCGGTGTACCGGTGGTGAATGGATTCACAGGCAGCTCGATCTGGCACCTGTTTTACTCGTTTCCGCCCGTGACTGAACCAATGATCGACGCTGGATTTCGTGACTTTGCCGACCGGTGGAACCCGATTCTCGATGCCTTTGATGAAGCGGGTGTGCGGTTCGCGCTCGAGGTGCACCCGACGGAGATCGCATTCGATTCGGTCACGGCGGCTCGTGCGCTCGAGGTGCTGGGCCACCGTGAGGCGTTTGGATTCAACTACGACCCGAGTCACCTCGCGTATCAGGGTGTGGACTGCGTCGACTTTGTCCAGCGCTTCGGTGATCGGATCTATCACGCGCACATGAAGGACGTATGGTGGTCGCACAAGCCGATGCCTTCAGGTGTATTCGGGGGGCATCTGCCGTTTGGACACCGCGATCGATACTGGGACTTCCGATCTCTGGGTCGTGGCTACGTACCGTTCGAAGAGGTCATCCGTGCGCTGAATCGGTCCGGGTACGACGGCCCATTGTCGGTTGAGTGGGAAGACTCCGGCATGGATCGGGAGCATGGTGCCGCGGAAGCCTGCGCTTTCGTTCGGGACCTCGATTTTCCCACGTCGCAAGCGGCGTTCGACGTGGCTTTTTCCGAGGACTAGCAACGAGAACCGGGCGGCCCATCGCCGCGTTGCTACTGGCGCGTGGCAGGGCTCAGCCAGAGAATCACCGTCCCATCCCACAAGATCCGAATCCTGGAACGAACATGTCGTACCGCCGCCTGCTGGTTCCAAGCCTCGGCGCACTCGCGTGCGTCGCCTTTACCGTGCCTCCTGTCGCTGCGCAGACTCTCGACGAGACTTGGTCCGGCGCGCTTCGATGGCGTCCGATCGGTCCGGCGAACATGTCCGGGCGCGTAACTGACGTAGAAGGGCTTCCGAGCCCCTCCAAGACCTTCTATGTCGCGGCTGCGGCAGGCGGGATCTGGAAGACCACGAACAACGGGACGACGTTCCGTCCGATCTTCGACAACGAGCGCGTTGTGGCTATGGGGGACCTCGCGATTGCCCCCAGCGATCATCAGCAGATCTGGGCCGGGACGGGTGAGGAGGACTCCCGCAACTCGATTTCCCCTGGCGGCGGCATCTATAAGTCGATGGACGGCGGGATTACTTGGGAACTCAAAGGTCTTGAAGCGACCGAACATATTGGTCGCATCCAGGTTCATCCGACCAATCCGGACATCGTATACGTCGCGGCGCTCGGAGCCCTGTGGCGGTCGAACCCGGAGCGCGGCCTGTATCGCACGCGCGACGGTGGCGACTCATGGGAGCTCGTGAACTTCGTCAGCGACCGGGCAGGCTTTGTCGATGTGAAGCTCCATCCGTCGGATCCCGACATCATCTTTGCTACGAGCTGGGAGCGGGATCGGGGCCCTTACTACCTGCAGAGTGGCGGATCAGGCAGCGCCCTCTGGAAGAGCACCGACGGCGGTGACAACTGGGACGAGGTGGAGGGGAACGGGATTCCAGAAACACTGCTCGGAAAGATGAACGTGGCCTTTGCGCCGAGTTCACCCGACGTGCTGTACCTAATGGTCGAAGCCGCGGCACCTGAGGACTCCGATGATGACAACCTGAATGGGTTGTACCGGTCTGACGACGGCGGCGACAGCTGGACCATGATGAACGACTACAACTCTCGCCCCTTCTACTATTCCGAAGTTGCGGTCGACCCATCGGATCCCGACCGCGTCTACTTTTCATCGCTCCGCTTCTCGGAGGACGGCGGGACGACGATGCGGAACATGGCGCAGGGCGTTCATGTCGATTTTCACGCGATCTGGATCGACCCCAATGACCCTGACCGCATGGTCCTCGGAAATGATGGCGGCATCGCGATGAGCTTCGATCGCGGCGGAAATTTCAGTTTTCCGAATACGTTCGCGATCGGACAGTTCTACAACATCAGCTATGACATGGGGATGCCGTACCGGGTGTGCGGCGGCCTCCAGGACAACTACACGTGGTGCGGACCCAGCCGGAAGGCGAGCGGTGGAATCACCAGTCACGACTGGTTTCAGGTCAGCGGCGGAGACGGCTTCGTATCGCAGCAGGACCCGCGGGATCCCAATCGCGTCTACTCCGAGTCGCAGGGCGGCAACATGGGTCGCTCCTATCTCGCGAGCGGTGAGCGCCAAAGCTTTGGCCGGCCGAGCTGGCAGGACTCATATCGGGTCTTCCAGGATTCGATTGCGATGGTCTGGCCGGACAGCACTCAGCCGATGCCGAATGAGCACAGCGCGCGCATTGCGGACCTGCAAGCTCGGGCGACCGCAGACTCGGTGAGTCTCCAGCTTCGTTACAACTGGAACACTCCGTTCTTCCTTTCACCTCACAATCCGGACGTCAT is a window of Longimicrobiales bacterium DNA encoding:
- a CDS encoding Gfo/Idh/MocA family oxidoreductase gives rise to the protein MKIRYGQVGGGPGAFIGAVHRMAASLDGCYELVAGCFSSDAARTAETGSALGLDPSRVYDSFETMAAAESALPAEERIQVVSIVTPNDLHHPVAKVFMECGIHVVCDKPMTTTLVDAEELCRLAATSGLIFAVTHNYTGYPIVKEARARVAAGDLGELRKVVVEYSQGWLRTLLEAEGHKQAEWRGDPDRAGVSSALGDIGSHAHNLVRYVTGLEVQQLFADLGTVVAGRILEDDATVLLELQGGVRAVLMASQISTGERNHLRLRVYGSDGGLDWSQEDPNRLRLIEADGSERIIYRGAGATSVAARDASRLPGGHPEGFIEAFANVYRGVAAVVRGDASGQNTSSPAPGVCDFPTAQDGAHGVHFIHKAVESNRARAWVDASYSPPS
- a CDS encoding MFS transporter: MTKNGSSSATISAAPPVNADKLFLGSCIALIATSVAFATVGAVMLALKRDFVLTNEEVGWIGGAALWGFALSQLVFAPLADSIGMRALLRFSFVGHLAGALIMIFADGFSTLFAGALIIAMANGLVEAACNPLVAALYPDNKTVKLNQFHVWFPGGAVIGGLAAFGLDAAGVGGWQIKIGLILIPTLAYGAMLLREPFPATEGADAGVSIAESFKAAFTTPFMWVMLIAMAMTASVELGPNRWVPAVLQAGGVAGILVLVWISGLMAVLRYRAGAVVHKLSPTGLLLASSVVSGVGLAALSYASGVVATFGAATVFAVGVCYFWPTMLGVVSERVPRSGALGLGLMGTVGMATVGLVTAPQMGRIADEYAHAELPVEQTVMLFQRAERLLAPRSDSDAQATKDAMTVVARAYQAEGSLPSPETSNALRTMIASDTDEGLVGEAQAILGPADNYGGRVSFRYVVPLCAMLALIFLGLYTADKRAGGYRVESIADA
- a CDS encoding sugar phosphate isomerase/epimerase; the encoded protein is MRRPVTLFTGQWADLPLAALAEKAADWGYDGLELACWGDHFDVVRAADDPSYCVAKRELLASHGLDVFAISNHLVGQAVCDPIDARHQSILPAHVWGDGEPEGVRTRAAEEMKCTARAAENLGVPVVNGFTGSSIWHLFYSFPPVTEPMIDAGFRDFADRWNPILDAFDEAGVRFALEVHPTEIAFDSVTAARALEVLGHREAFGFNYDPSHLAYQGVDCVDFVQRFGDRIYHAHMKDVWWSHKPMPSGVFGGHLPFGHRDRYWDFRSLGRGYVPFEEVIRALNRSGYDGPLSVEWEDSGMDREHGAAEACAFVRDLDFPTSQAAFDVAFSED
- a CDS encoding gluconate 2-dehydrogenase subunit 3 family protein translates to MSGLDRKDRSLPILGQDPPLESLLPMDRRQALKVMAIAAAAPGLGSCSPGEAGSAAGDASSVPNPTSNPLAAGTAWDPDLVAPSVPWERVLLDDELQSLAALCDVIIPEDDRSPSASQIGAHDFIDEWVSAPYDGHRRELVTIRGGLAWIDREAVSRFGTGLRFRDLSSQQKRAICDDICYQPDVAAGFEVGARFFDRVRDLTSTAFWTTQAGMDDLQYIGNVPLPQWDPPPPEVLRHIGIE